The following are encoded in a window of Clostridia bacterium genomic DNA:
- the pilM gene encoding type IV pilus assembly protein PilM: MATFQSLFANDLITIDIGFRYIKIVQIRKKKNNDLTIVNFGIGDTPRGCIKNGAIKDKERVIAEIKRVMSEHNISAKEAKIVMSGTNIITRIIMIDKVPASEIDTKAWEEIQAYLPINFNDHSVDYKVLGIVNEGNEEKIKIFVTAVAKKIINSYIEIIQSLGLKPVSVDIPANSVAKFFQKDIEHKEPENWARKQKLSKLNSKTFAVIDLGSETTIINILKDKTPEFNRVLLNGSSNIDVAIFKALNLEQNQMDKAERYKKSYGIVRYKDPNNELEWSCSEAAKSVMLDVVRNIKMCIEFYMTKCAGEQLSKVYIIGGGSKLKGIREFFEDTLGIPVYPINSISVEGVEFTSGLDTDRVNFLINAMGIAL; the protein is encoded by the coding sequence ACCTAATAACCATAGATATAGGATTCAGGTATATAAAAATAGTTCAGATAAGAAAGAAGAAGAATAACGACCTCACCATAGTAAACTTTGGAATAGGAGATACACCCAGGGGTTGTATCAAAAATGGAGCTATAAAGGATAAGGAAAGGGTTATTGCTGAAATAAAAAGGGTAATGAGTGAGCATAACATAAGCGCTAAGGAAGCTAAAATAGTAATGTCAGGTACAAATATCATAACAAGAATAATTATGATAGACAAAGTTCCGGCTAGTGAGATTGATACGAAGGCATGGGAGGAAATACAAGCCTACCTGCCTATAAATTTCAATGATCACTCTGTAGATTACAAGGTACTTGGTATTGTAAATGAAGGAAATGAAGAGAAAATCAAGATATTTGTTACTGCAGTAGCAAAAAAGATTATTAACAGTTATATTGAGATAATTCAAAGTCTGGGTTTAAAACCTGTTTCAGTTGATATTCCGGCTAACAGTGTTGCAAAGTTTTTTCAGAAGGACATCGAACACAAGGAGCCTGAAAACTGGGCTAGAAAGCAAAAACTTTCAAAGCTTAATTCAAAAACCTTTGCAGTGATTGACCTTGGTTCAGAAACGACAATTATCAATATATTAAAGGACAAAACACCCGAATTCAACAGAGTGCTGCTAAATGGCAGCAGTAATATAGATGTGGCGATTTTTAAGGCCCTGAATCTTGAGCAAAACCAGATGGATAAAGCTGAGAGATATAAAAAGTCCTATGGTATAGTCAGATATAAAGATCCGAACAACGAGCTTGAATGGAGCTGCAGTGAGGCGGCAAAATCAGTAATGCTTGATGTTGTAAGAAACATAAAAATGTGTATAGAGTTTTATATGACGAAATGTGCAGGCGAGCAGCTGAGCAAGGTCTACATAATAGGAGGGGGCTCCAAACTAAAGGGTATCAGAGAGTTTTTTGAAGACACACTTGGTATACCAGTATATCCTATAAACAGCATATCCGTAGAAGGTGTTGAATTTACTTCTGGACTTGACACAGACAGGGTAAACTTCCTCATAAATGCTATGGGTATAGCACTTTAG
- a CDS encoding type II secretion system F family protein, with protein MPVYTYKAKNESGKLFAGETKIASESDLISLLVEKGYTPVEIKVKNAFTDISTISFLKPKVKIKDLAVFCRQFAIVIEAGVPLSAALEVIRDQTQNRTLKECINDVYENIQKGSSLTNAMKQHAEIFPEILINMVEAGEVSGQLDRVFIRMADHYEKEFKLNHKIKSAMTYPVIVCIVAVILVFVMMTFVLPQFTQVLVSFNAELPLPTKILIKISNIFKSYWVIMLILLFAIFAYIKYFTRTYTGKMFFSRLSIKLPIIRRVTKYIITARFTRTLGTLVASGVLLIQALEVVQKVLGNALVSEKMEIVIEEIKKGRGLTSPLSSMGYFPPMLISMVRIGEESGELDFALNKSADFYDQEVETSTQQLTTLLEPIIIILLAVVVGFIILSILYPMFNVYKALSE; from the coding sequence ATGCCTGTATATACTTACAAAGCAAAAAATGAATCAGGAAAGCTATTTGCTGGGGAAACAAAAATAGCCAGCGAATCAGACCTTATCAGCCTTCTGGTGGAAAAGGGGTATACTCCTGTAGAGATAAAGGTTAAGAATGCTTTTACTGATATTTCAACCATAAGTTTTTTAAAACCTAAAGTGAAGATAAAAGACCTGGCTGTTTTCTGCAGACAGTTCGCTATAGTGATTGAGGCAGGAGTGCCGCTATCTGCAGCATTGGAAGTAATACGGGATCAAACCCAGAATAGGACATTGAAGGAATGTATAAACGATGTTTATGAAAACATACAGAAGGGTTCATCACTTACAAATGCTATGAAACAGCATGCGGAAATATTTCCCGAAATATTGATCAATATGGTTGAAGCAGGAGAGGTCAGTGGGCAGCTGGATAGAGTTTTTATCAGAATGGCTGACCACTATGAGAAGGAATTTAAGTTAAATCACAAAATAAAAAGTGCTATGACATATCCAGTGATAGTATGTATTGTTGCTGTAATTCTGGTTTTTGTAATGATGACTTTCGTTTTGCCGCAGTTTACGCAGGTTTTAGTATCATTTAATGCAGAATTGCCTTTGCCGACTAAGATACTGATAAAAATAAGCAATATATTTAAGAGCTACTGGGTCATTATGCTTATATTGCTGTTTGCGATTTTCGCTTATATAAAATATTTCACAAGGACATATACAGGAAAAATGTTTTTTAGCCGGCTGTCAATCAAATTGCCAATTATAAGAAGGGTAACAAAATATATAATTACCGCCAGGTTTACAAGAACACTCGGGACCCTTGTGGCAAGCGGAGTGCTTCTTATACAGGCTTTGGAGGTTGTGCAAAAGGTTTTGGGAAATGCTTTAGTTTCAGAAAAGATGGAAATTGTTATTGAGGAAATTAAGAAAGGGCGAGGTTTGACCAGTCCTTTGAGCAGTATGGGATATTTTCCTCCAATGCTTATATCTATGGTAAGGATCGGAGAGGAATCAGGTGAGCTTGATTTTGCGCTGAATAAGTCGGCAGATTTTTATGACCAGGAGGTTGAAACTTCTACACAGCAGCTGACGACCTTGCTTGAGCCGATAATAATTATTTTGCTGGCTGTAGTAGTTGGATTTATCATACTAAGCATATTGTATCCAATGTTCAATGTTTATAAAGCACTTTCTGAATGA
- a CDS encoding type II secretion system GspH family protein, which yields MRSLNFYKNEKGGFKVMDSKKVLKSNKGFSLVELMIVLGILAIIAVISIVAFGNVLDNSRLKADMQQAQNIEKAIQTYISETDDWDLSGLGVADGDDTADAITALVNGVTLDVDGDGAVDDPCGPYLEDPDGNATIPAQGPGNVGFALAVNAADQTVTCRPVNADPLIDIT from the coding sequence ATGAGAAGTCTAAATTTTTATAAAAATGAAAAGGGAGGTTTTAAAGTAATGGATTCTAAGAAGGTATTAAAAAGTAACAAAGGTTTTTCACTGGTAGAATTAATGATTGTATTGGGGATACTGGCAATTATTGCTGTAATTAGTATAGTAGCCTTTGGTAATGTATTGGATAATAGTAGGCTGAAAGCGGATATGCAGCAGGCACAGAATATTGAAAAGGCAATACAGACATATATTTCCGAAACTGATGACTGGGATCTTTCCGGACTAGGAGTAGCAGATGGTGATGATACTGCTGATGCTATAACTGCATTAGTAAACGGCGTTACACTTGATGTTGACGGAGATGGAGCAGTTGATGATCCTTGCGGACCTTATCTGGAAGATCCGGATGGTAATGCAACTATACCTGCTCAAGGCCCAGGAAATGTCGGGTTTGCTTTAGCCGTAAATGCAGCAGATCAAACTGTTACATGCAGACCTGTAAATGCTGATCCACTTATTGACATAACTTAA
- a CDS encoding PilN domain-containing protein has protein sequence MRDINLLPEEIRPGNETTEKIKEKVKVSISTKTIIIAALTIVIMVVLILIPIIYIKAVDLSIASVDRQLSNKAYKEIKDINAELIAAKAALDSKKQIIKSVDKYSYPVNEITSSLSKVSPKGLEINSVEYDSNSVIITGNAMSSLQASEFLINVDRLEFLSANNMLANVTIDKSNSRCRFEYTFNVDRKGGK, from the coding sequence GTGCGGGATATAAATCTTCTGCCTGAGGAAATCAGGCCTGGAAATGAAACTACTGAAAAAATCAAGGAAAAAGTCAAGGTATCCATATCGACAAAAACTATTATTATTGCAGCCTTAACAATAGTTATCATGGTAGTCTTGATTTTGATTCCTATTATTTACATAAAAGCTGTAGATTTAAGCATAGCATCTGTAGATAGACAATTAAGCAATAAGGCATATAAGGAAATAAAAGATATAAATGCAGAATTGATTGCTGCTAAAGCAGCTTTGGATTCCAAAAAGCAAATAATCAAGTCCGTAGACAAATACAGTTATCCGGTAAACGAAATTACTTCATCTTTAAGCAAAGTATCACCTAAGGGATTGGAAATTAACAGCGTAGAATATGATTCAAATTCTGTAATAATTACCGGGAATGCAATGAGCAGCTTACAGGCCTCCGAATTTCTTATTAATGTTGACAGGCTGGAATTCCTAAGTGCAAATAATATGTTGGCAAATGTAACAATAGATAAATCAAATTCCAGATGCAGGTTTGAATATACCTTCAATGTCGACAGAAAGGGTGGAAAATAG
- a CDS encoding prepilin-type N-terminal cleavage/methylation domain-containing protein: MYKLYSSKKGMTLTEVMVSLAVLGILSVPLMMTFTNSIMVTKLTQDQIEVNAITRIVKKTVTNAVKYAYSPIKTFDAAANGTAYNATADGVILREDATGFNSGVNLIISDSDGNIYNKYAFNAEFERGPRPLINYDPEFPNTCQYLVTIFRNDANNRVVARLRLDINLLED; this comes from the coding sequence ATGTACAAACTCTATAGCAGCAAAAAAGGAATGACTCTTACTGAAGTTATGGTTTCTCTGGCGGTATTGGGAATATTATCGGTACCGCTTATGATGACATTTACAAATTCGATAATGGTTACCAAGCTCACCCAGGACCAGATTGAAGTAAATGCAATAACCAGGATAGTAAAAAAAACGGTGACCAATGCCGTAAAATATGCATATAGTCCCATAAAAACCTTTGATGCTGCTGCTAACGGTACAGCATATAATGCAACAGCCGATGGGGTTATACTTCGAGAGGATGCTACCGGCTTTAATAGTGGTGTAAATCTGATTATTAGTGATTCTGACGGAAATATATATAATAAATACGCGTTTAATGCAGAATTTGAGAGAGGTCCAAGGCCTCTTATCAATTATGACCCTGAATTTCCAAATACCTGCCAGTATCTTGTAACAATCTTTAGAAATGATGCTAACAACAGGGTTGTAGCAAGGCTTAGGCTGGATATTAATTTGTTGGAGGATTAG
- a CDS encoding pilus assembly PilX N-terminal domain-containing protein, translating to MFFGKMNNRGSTLATVLITLTVLIILGTALINSSLYSYKTSKFQQNIEFAHYAAQSGIEKAFDSIYRLCENPVFTNGVPRPTDMDFANNVIEKIKETLDTSYVNPGDPFKYTIPGGVEITDEGINADVSISDIRLINQSLVPPVNIKMNITIGIVANGYFKKGIYNSGIKPVYAQREFEVFLPTVFELNAPIYSLGDLVTMNGINAWIGGDVYVCGTSPEVPGQAEQFYYGGIYSRLNSRLTINGNVYCRSLIRTGKYDDIVAGAIIDDNSAIHITKDAIAQSIQAFGKNDRIVVHNNAYTYDDVEMNGEDSIIAINGSYFGISKGIVHHDDSSAIVNSAVVHYPGSAAAKRSRIVINGDVLINGGTFKFDTDLGAQGQIEDASIGWSPGTNQAMYKNFNWLGGTDYHSWLRANRSDVTGFGNLLQIWPKQTDIGAWLADIDNVRSPGDYNNITAIPTEITGYCNYEMAANDVLYFMDKSDISASEVKPLNNLAGYTIDNVSGVGSNYWDYTMWGGSYVNMVSEMLEQIGGHLLPLTEKFVKRDYKYSLGKILNKPAPATGNITGGDNLFTFLQGRLNNIFAPGSSYYVVNIDDTVGNTEHSENLGAILSGKDITKDYLIINNDPEVTLEISNSFNGIIFSMGRVLVRGGASIDGAIIASGRGYVNGSFNGSAAENIGTMPDIECRIPKISEDGTGINLMDNGDLAGICFEGSGTASVSFPGRVALFNRFSSQDTIFNALSSIL from the coding sequence ATGTTTTTTGGCAAAATGAATAATAGAGGATCAACTTTGGCTACTGTACTTATCACTCTTACTGTATTGATAATACTTGGAACCGCATTAATAAATTCATCTTTATACAGCTATAAAACGAGCAAATTCCAACAGAATATAGAATTTGCACATTATGCTGCACAATCAGGAATAGAGAAGGCATTTGATAGTATATACAGGCTCTGTGAAAATCCCGTTTTTACTAATGGTGTTCCACGACCGACAGATATGGATTTTGCCAATAATGTAATAGAAAAGATAAAGGAGACGCTGGATACTTCATACGTTAATCCGGGTGATCCTTTCAAATATACTATCCCGGGGGGAGTAGAAATAACGGATGAGGGTATAAACGCTGATGTCAGCATTAGCGATATAAGGCTAATAAATCAAAGCCTTGTTCCACCTGTTAATATAAAAATGAATATTACTATAGGTATAGTTGCCAATGGCTATTTTAAGAAAGGTATTTATAATTCCGGGATCAAGCCGGTGTACGCACAAAGGGAATTTGAAGTATTTCTGCCCACAGTTTTTGAGCTTAATGCTCCTATTTACAGTCTGGGTGACCTTGTAACAATGAATGGGATAAACGCATGGATTGGAGGAGATGTATATGTATGTGGCACTTCTCCGGAAGTTCCGGGTCAGGCAGAACAGTTTTATTATGGTGGGATTTATTCCAGGCTGAATTCAAGACTGACTATAAACGGTAATGTATACTGCAGGAGTCTGATAAGAACAGGTAAGTACGATGATATAGTTGCAGGTGCGATAATTGATGATAACAGCGCCATACACATAACAAAAGATGCTATAGCGCAGAGTATACAGGCTTTTGGTAAAAATGACAGGATCGTTGTACATAACAACGCATATACTTACGATGATGTGGAAATGAATGGGGAAGATTCTATAATAGCTATAAACGGAAGCTACTTTGGCATTTCAAAAGGTATTGTACACCATGACGATTCAAGTGCTATTGTAAATAGCGCAGTAGTTCATTATCCTGGATCTGCAGCAGCAAAAAGATCTCGTATTGTCATAAATGGTGATGTTTTGATAAACGGCGGAACTTTTAAATTTGATACTGACTTGGGCGCACAGGGACAAATTGAAGACGCTTCAATAGGATGGAGCCCTGGAACAAATCAGGCAATGTATAAGAATTTTAACTGGCTAGGAGGGACAGACTACCATAGTTGGTTAAGGGCAAACAGAAGCGATGTTACAGGTTTTGGGAACTTATTACAGATATGGCCAAAACAGACAGATATAGGTGCCTGGTTAGCTGATATAGATAACGTAAGGTCTCCAGGAGATTACAACAATATAACTGCAATTCCAACAGAAATAACGGGTTATTGCAACTATGAGATGGCAGCAAATGATGTGCTATATTTTATGGATAAATCCGACATAAGTGCTTCGGAAGTCAAGCCTCTAAATAACCTTGCAGGCTATACCATAGATAATGTCAGTGGTGTAGGAAGTAACTATTGGGACTACACTATGTGGGGAGGTTCATATGTCAATATGGTATCGGAAATGTTGGAACAAATAGGCGGACATTTGCTTCCTTTGACAGAAAAGTTTGTAAAAAGGGATTACAAATACTCACTGGGTAAAATTTTGAACAAGCCTGCTCCAGCTACTGGAAATATTACCGGTGGAGATAATCTTTTCACATTTTTACAGGGTAGGCTTAATAATATTTTTGCTCCAGGCAGTAGTTACTATGTTGTTAACATCGATGATACAGTAGGAAATACTGAGCATAGCGAAAATTTAGGTGCAATTTTATCAGGAAAAGATATTACTAAAGATTATTTGATTATTAATAATGATCCTGAGGTAACACTTGAGATATCAAATAGCTTTAACGGTATTATTTTCAGTATGGGACGTGTATTGGTCAGAGGCGGAGCTTCGATTGATGGAGCTATAATTGCTTCTGGACGGGGATATGTAAACGGTTCCTTTAATGGATCTGCCGCTGAAAATATAGGGACAATGCCCGACATTGAGTGCAGAATTCCTAAGATCAGTGAAGATGGTACAGGAATAAACCTGATGGATAACGGCGATTTAGCCGGGATATGCTTTGAAGGTTCAGGTACAGCATCAGTATCCTTTCCTGGAAGAGTAGCACTATTTAACAGGTTTAGTTCTCAGGACACGATTTTTAATGCTTTAAGTTCCATACTTTAA